Genomic segment of Serinicoccus hydrothermalis:
GATCGAGATCGGCAGCACGACCGAGAAGTACGTCCGCAGCATCCCCGCACCGTCCACGCGAGCCGACTCGATGAGCTCCATCGGCACGGTCTCGTAGTAGTTGCGGAAGATCAGCGTGCAGATCGGGATGCCGTAGACGACGTGCAGCAGGATCAGCGACGGGATGCCGTTGGGCACGTTGATGTCGATCATCAGCTGCACCAGCGGGATCATCACCGCCTGGTAGGGGATGAACATCCCGAAGAGGATCAGCGTGAAGACAAGGTTGGCGTGCGGGAACCTCCAGCGCGAGAGCACGAAACCGTTCATCGAGCCCAGCAGCGAGGACAGCACCGCGGCCGGGATGACCATGGCGAAGGTCCGCATGAGCGCCGGCGACAGCGCCTCCCAGGCATCAGCCCAGTTCTGCCCCGTCCACGTCTGCGGGAAGAACCACGTGCGCGACGGGCTCGCGTCGCCGATGCCCTTGAAGCTCGTGACGAAGAGCACGTAGACCGGGATGAGCACGAGCAACAGGGAGGCGAGGAGGACGGCATACCGGAAGATCCGCCAGCCCGGGCTCCCGGTGCGCCGCGACGGTTTGCCCGAGCTCGGCCTCGTGCCCGTGACCTGTTGCGTCTCCGGTGCGGGGGTGGTAACAGTGGCCATGGCTCAGCCCCGCTTCCTGGCCCGCGCGTCGTACCAGAGGTACGGCACGACGGCGAGCGCCACGATGACCAGCAGGATGACCCCGACCGCCGCCGAGTTGGCGTAGTCGTAGACGGTCGCGAAGTTGTACATGTCGATCGCCGGGACCTTGGTCGAGTACGCCGACTGGTTCGCGATCGACATGATGAGGTCGAACGACTTCAGCGACATGTGGCCGATGATGATGAGCGCCGACAGCGCCACCGGCGACAGCTGCGGGAAGACGACGTGCCGGTAGAGCTGCATCTCGCTCGCCCCGTCGACCCGCGCCGCCTCCCGCAGCTCGTCCGGTATGCCGCGGAAGCCGGCCAGGAAGAGCGCCATGACGTAGCCCGACAGCTGCCAGATTGCCGGCAGCGCGATCGCGAGGATGCCGTAGCGCGGGTTGGTCCACCACTCGTTCTGCAGGAAGCCGAGCCCGGTCATCTGGAAGAGCCGGTTGAGCCCGGAGGCCTGCTCGCCCACGTTGGAGTTGAGCAGCCACTTCCAGACGACACCCGAGGCGACGAAGCTCACCGCCATCGGGAAGAGGTAGACCGAGCGGAAGATCCCCTCGCCCTTGATCGGCCGCTCGAGCACCCAGGCCCAGCAGAAGCCGATGACCAGGGTGCCGAGCAGGAAGACCACCGTGAAGATCACCAGGTTGCGCAGCGAGTGCTGGAAGGCGGGGCTCGCGAGCAGCTCGGTGTAGTTGCTGAACCCCACGAAGCCGACCGGGTCCCGGCCCGTCGCCTGCGCCGCCGTGTGCTTGTCCGTCAGCGACTCCCGGAAGCTCAGCCCGATGAAGCCGTAGACGAAGACACCCAGCAGCAGCAGGGACGGGCTGATGAGGAGCAGCCCCGGCAGCCAGGACCTGACCCTGGTCACTGCGACAGTGACTCCGTGGCGGCGACCAGCTCCTGCTGCAGCGTGTCGACGTCGGACGCACCCTGGCTGAACTTCACGACGGCCTGGTTGACCGCGGTCGAGACCGCGACCGGGGCGGCCGCGCCGTGCGCCAGCGAGCTGACGATCGTGTCGTTCTCGAAGTCCTCCATCGCCGACTGCTGGTACTCCGGGAACTCGGCCGCGTCGATGTCGGTGCGCGCCGGGATCGAGCCCTTGACGGTGTTGAAGGCCAGCTGGCCCTCGCTCGAGGAGATCGTCTCCAGCCACGCCTTGGTGCCGCCGGCGTGCGCGGCGCCCACGGGCATCGTGAAC
This window contains:
- a CDS encoding carbohydrate ABC transporter permease, which translates into the protein MATVTTPAPETQQVTGTRPSSGKPSRRTGSPGWRIFRYAVLLASLLLVLIPVYVLFVTSFKGIGDASPSRTWFFPQTWTGQNWADAWEALSPALMRTFAMVIPAAVLSSLLGSMNGFVLSRWRFPHANLVFTLILFGMFIPYQAVMIPLVQLMIDINVPNGIPSLILLHVVYGIPICTLIFRNYYETVPMELIESARVDGAGMLRTYFSVVLPISIPSFVVVLLWQFTSAWNDFLFAVFFSTANNGPVTMALNNLANGAMLSNYGVSMAGALIASLPTLLVYILLGRYFVGGLMAGSVKG
- a CDS encoding carbohydrate ABC transporter permease — its product is MTRVRSWLPGLLLISPSLLLLGVFVYGFIGLSFRESLTDKHTAAQATGRDPVGFVGFSNYTELLASPAFQHSLRNLVIFTVVFLLGTLVIGFCWAWVLERPIKGEGIFRSVYLFPMAVSFVASGVVWKWLLNSNVGEQASGLNRLFQMTGLGFLQNEWWTNPRYGILAIALPAIWQLSGYVMALFLAGFRGIPDELREAARVDGASEMQLYRHVVFPQLSPVALSALIIIGHMSLKSFDLIMSIANQSAYSTKVPAIDMYNFATVYDYANSAAVGVILLVIVALAVVPYLWYDARARKRG